The window GCATATGATATTGATCCTGACAAGATTAAAGCATTTTCGACCGGTCTGGCCGAAGAGATTGAAAAATATGTCAATGAGCCGGGATTAATTAATATTATCAAGGAAACGCTCGGCAAATACCTGTTCTTTTCCTCTGATCTTAACTCTATCCTGGAAGGTGCCGATGCCGTTTTCATGTGCCTGCCGACACCTCCTAATCTGGACGGCTCTACCAATCTTACTTTTTACAACGCCGCGGCTGAAAGTATTGCCATGACAGCTGCAAAAAGGAAAGACAGGCGCAGGATCGTATTCGTGAACAAGAGCACCGTGCCTATCGGGACAGCACGACACCTGCAGGAGATCATGAATACCCATAGTGTGGAAAACTTCGGTGTTGCCTCAAACCCTGAATTCCTGGCAGAGGGAACTGCAGTCGCCCAGGCGCGGAGGCCGGACCGGATTGTTGTAGGTTGCGACCATGAAGAGGACTTCAGAATTCTTCGCAGGGTGTATTCACAATTTGTCAGACATGTTTCGGTTCAATACATAGAGACTACGCCTGAGACTGCTGAAGCAATTAAGTATGTTGCCAATACGATGCTTCTCACTTACATATCTTTTTGGAACGGGGTGGGAGCGAAGATTGGTGAAAAATTTCCCAACGTCAGAATAGACGACCTCAGGCTGGGAGTTACGGCAGACGATAGAATAAGTACATGGGGATCATTTGTAAGCAACGGGGCGGGTGGAAGTTGCTTCGGGAAAGATATCGCCTCATTAATTTATCAATTGCGAAGGGTCAATGTGAGCACAAAGATGCTTGAAGCTTCCTACGAAGTTAATGAATTTCAAAAAGTCTATCTCATTGACAGGGCCATAACCGAAGCGGGGTTCCAGTTCAATAACAAGACGATTGCCGTATTGGGCCTGGCGTTCAAGAAACACACGAATGACATGCGTGATGCCTCTTCCATCAAGGTTATCGAATCTCTCCTGGGTAAAGGGGTG of the Deltaproteobacteria bacterium genome contains:
- a CDS encoding UDP-glucose/GDP-mannose dehydrogenase family protein, which translates into the protein MKIIVAGTGYVGLVHAAVCSEYGHEVYAYDIDPDKIKAFSTGLAEEIEKYVNEPGLINIIKETLGKYLFFSSDLNSILEGADAVFMCLPTPPNLDGSTNLTFYNAAAESIAMTAAKRKDRRRIVFVNKSTVPIGTARHLQEIMNTHSVENFGVASNPEFLAEGTAVAQARRPDRIVVGCDHEEDFRILRRVYSQFVRHVSVQYIETTPETAEAIKYVANTMLLTYISFWNGVGAKIGEKFPNVRIDDLRLGVTADDRISTWGSFVSNGAGGSCFGKDIASLIYQLRRVNVSTKMLEASYEVNEFQKVYLIDRAITEAGFQFNNKTIAVLGLAFKKHTNDMRDASSIKVIESLLGKGVAKIKAYDPLAIETAKAELSASKNILFEKIDYFHRAKEALEGSHALFISSDCEEFRGLSRTIEEAVEPPYLVMDGRRMIPDFEEMVAKGFSYLAVGSMVMKPE